A stretch of the Jatrophihabitans sp. genome encodes the following:
- a CDS encoding class I SAM-dependent methyltransferase gives MSTDSQWLATDSQWLATMPEVYDKCLAPALFAPFAAQLAASVATLAPGRVLELAAGTGALTAELVRVLPDAEITATDLNPAMVSWAAARIPGPTWSQADAQRLDLPDGGFDLVVCQFGVMFFPDKPAAFAEAARVLAPGATLLFTVWDAVEASDFPAALVDSLAAVLPGDLPDFVVRVPHGYGDPVRITADLHTGGLVVDSIERVVLRGRSTAQALAEGFCLGTPLRFALQERGELEGLTRSLREEMITRLGDGPVEGDLAAYLVSAHKPS, from the coding sequence ATGAGCACCGACTCCCAGTGGCTGGCCACTGATTCCCAGTGGCTGGCCACCATGCCCGAGGTGTACGACAAGTGCCTGGCGCCGGCGTTGTTCGCGCCGTTCGCCGCACAGCTCGCCGCATCGGTCGCCACGCTGGCCCCCGGGCGGGTGCTCGAACTCGCCGCCGGCACCGGCGCCCTGACGGCCGAACTGGTGCGGGTACTTCCCGACGCCGAGATCACCGCCACCGACCTCAACCCCGCGATGGTGTCCTGGGCCGCGGCCAGGATCCCCGGACCGACCTGGTCGCAGGCTGACGCGCAACGGCTCGACCTCCCCGACGGCGGCTTCGACCTGGTCGTGTGCCAGTTCGGGGTGATGTTCTTTCCGGACAAGCCGGCCGCGTTCGCCGAGGCGGCGCGGGTGCTGGCGCCAGGCGCGACATTGCTGTTCACGGTGTGGGACGCAGTGGAGGCCTCAGACTTTCCCGCGGCCCTGGTCGACAGCCTCGCCGCGGTCCTGCCCGGGGACTTGCCGGACTTCGTCGTCCGGGTGCCGCACGGCTACGGTGATCCGGTCCGGATCACCGCGGACCTGCACACCGGCGGGCTGGTGGTCGACAGCATCGAGCGGGTCGTGCTGCGCGGCAGGTCGACCGCTCAGGCGCTCGCGGAAGGATTCTGCCTGGGAACGCCGCTGCGCTTCGCCCTGCAGGAGCGGGGCGAGCTGGAGGGTCTGACCCGCTCGCTACGGGAAGAGATGATCACCAGACTCGGCGACGGGCCGGTGGAAGGCGACTTGGCGGCGTACCTGGTGAGCGCCCACAAGCCGTCCTAG
- a CDS encoding response regulator transcription factor — MADSTELSVTPIRVFLLDDHEIVRRGLADLLSAADDMEVVGEAGTAAEALRRIPAVRPDVALLDGRLPDGSGIDVCRDIRSSYPDIGCLILTSYDDDDALFAAVMAGASGYLLKEIRGSSLLDGIRQVKAGRSMLDPTVTERVMQRLRQGKEQDPRLAGLTERERDILNLITDGLTNRQIGERLFLAEKTVKNYVSGLLAKLGMQRRTQAAVFGSELKRR; from the coding sequence ATGGCAGATAGCACTGAGCTGAGCGTGACACCGATCAGGGTCTTCCTGCTCGACGACCACGAGATCGTCCGGCGCGGCCTCGCTGACCTGCTGTCGGCCGCTGACGACATGGAGGTGGTGGGGGAGGCCGGCACCGCAGCTGAGGCGCTTCGACGGATACCGGCCGTCCGGCCGGATGTCGCGTTGCTCGACGGCCGGCTTCCGGACGGGAGCGGCATCGATGTCTGCCGGGACATCAGGTCCTCCTACCCCGATATCGGGTGCCTGATCCTCACCTCTTATGACGACGATGACGCCCTGTTCGCCGCGGTGATGGCTGGAGCATCTGGGTACCTGCTGAAAGAGATCCGCGGATCGTCTCTGCTGGACGGCATCCGGCAGGTGAAGGCAGGCCGCTCGATGCTGGACCCCACGGTCACCGAGCGGGTGATGCAGCGACTGCGCCAGGGCAAAGAGCAGGATCCGAGACTGGCTGGGCTCACCGAGCGCGAGCGCGACATCCTGAATCTGATCACGGACGGGCTGACGAACCGGCAGATCGGTGAGCGTTTGTTCCTGGCGGAGAAGACGGTCAAGAACTACGTGTCAGGGCTGCTGGCCAAGCTCGGAATGCAACGACGCACCCAGGCCGCCGTCTTCGGCTCGGAATTGAAGCGTAGGTGA
- a CDS encoding GNAT family N-acetyltransferase, translating into MTKLVLAHTGQLDPADLTAAHQLLQEVFAGELTEQDWEHCLGGVHALLWEDAELVGHAALIQRRLLHNGRALRTGYLEGVGVRGAQRRRGHGAAMMAALERVARGAYELGALGSTEEAAPFYARRGWRPWQGPTSALTPTGVVRTEEEDGWIYVLPMSAALDLRGELTCDWRDGDAW; encoded by the coding sequence ATGACCAAGCTCGTCCTCGCCCACACCGGCCAGCTGGACCCAGCCGACCTGACAGCGGCCCATCAGCTGCTCCAGGAGGTCTTCGCCGGAGAGCTGACCGAGCAGGACTGGGAGCATTGCCTCGGCGGAGTGCATGCCCTGCTGTGGGAGGACGCTGAGCTCGTCGGGCATGCCGCCTTGATCCAGCGACGGCTCCTGCACAACGGCCGGGCGTTGCGCACCGGCTACCTCGAAGGCGTAGGGGTGCGGGGGGCGCAGCGGCGGCGCGGACACGGCGCGGCGATGATGGCCGCGCTGGAACGGGTGGCGCGAGGCGCCTACGAGCTGGGCGCCCTGGGATCGACCGAAGAGGCGGCGCCCTTCTACGCCCGGCGAGGCTGGCGTCCCTGGCAAGGACCCACCTCGGCGCTCACCCCGACTGGCGTGGTCCGGACCGAAGAGGAGGACGGCTGGATCTACGTCCTGCCGATGTCAGCGGCACTCGACCTCCGCGGTGAGCTCACCTGCGATTGGCGTGACGGCGACGCCTGGTGA
- a CDS encoding GAF domain-containing protein: protein MTDHPDGADSKFETSLDNAPQLGLTDLLDQLVSRANDVRAVQVQLNGLLAANEAIMGHLELPAVLRQIVRAACELVDARYGALGVIGPDGGLEQFVHEGIDEETAARIGSLPKGLGLLGALIENPHPIRLHKISDDPRSVGFPAHHPPMSSFLGVPIRVRDVVFGNLYLTGRRSGDFTQNDEELITAIAGTAAIAIENARLYEEGNRRQRWLQASAEVTQQLLAYSGEDPLSVIARSVQELADADVVTVVLPAATPGDLMVEVATGVSADRLTGLTYSTHRSVAGAAIDTGEPILIEDIDKQDDFTLNMRDVVTAGAVMALPLAGSSKPRGSLLVVRLSGRRGFTQSDLQMAMAFANHAALALELADARSDQQRVILLEDRDRIARDLHDHVIQRLFAAGLSLQSLQTRERDPATAAKLEQVVTDLDDTIRQIRTSIFDLRGSLAPASATVRTQLIQVIADQAGQLASDPTVRFVGPVDSLVGPALADELSAVLREALSNVARHAQADSVNVLLDVSADALCLQVSDDGVGIGATTRRSGLDNLEQRALLRGGSMTVTSTPDKGTQLRWQIALS from the coding sequence ATGACCGACCACCCAGACGGCGCTGACAGCAAGTTCGAGACATCTCTCGACAATGCCCCTCAACTCGGCCTAACCGATCTGCTCGACCAGCTGGTGTCGCGGGCCAACGATGTTCGGGCCGTCCAGGTGCAGTTGAACGGGCTGCTGGCCGCCAACGAAGCGATCATGGGGCATCTGGAGTTGCCGGCAGTGCTCAGGCAGATCGTGAGAGCCGCCTGCGAGTTGGTCGACGCGCGATACGGCGCCCTGGGTGTGATAGGTCCCGACGGCGGCCTTGAGCAGTTCGTGCATGAGGGCATCGACGAAGAGACAGCGGCCCGGATCGGGTCATTGCCGAAAGGGCTCGGCCTGCTGGGCGCCCTGATCGAGAACCCGCATCCGATCAGGCTGCACAAGATCTCCGACGATCCGCGCTCGGTCGGCTTTCCCGCCCATCACCCGCCGATGAGCAGTTTCCTCGGCGTTCCCATCAGGGTGCGGGACGTGGTGTTCGGGAACCTGTATCTCACAGGTCGACGTTCTGGTGACTTCACCCAGAACGATGAGGAGCTGATCACCGCTATCGCCGGGACGGCGGCCATCGCGATCGAGAACGCCCGCCTCTACGAGGAGGGCAACCGGCGCCAGCGCTGGCTGCAGGCATCAGCCGAGGTCACCCAACAGCTGCTTGCCTATTCGGGCGAGGACCCGCTCAGCGTGATCGCGCGCAGCGTTCAGGAGTTGGCCGACGCCGACGTGGTCACCGTGGTCCTGCCGGCTGCCACTCCGGGTGACCTGATGGTCGAGGTCGCGACCGGTGTCTCGGCTGACAGGTTGACCGGCTTGACCTACTCCACTCACCGCAGTGTGGCCGGTGCGGCGATCGACACCGGTGAGCCGATCCTGATCGAGGACATCGACAAGCAGGACGACTTCACATTGAACATGCGTGACGTCGTGACAGCAGGTGCGGTGATGGCACTGCCGCTGGCCGGATCGAGCAAGCCGCGGGGCAGCCTGCTGGTTGTCCGGCTGAGCGGCCGGCGCGGCTTCACGCAGAGTGATCTTCAGATGGCGATGGCTTTCGCCAACCATGCGGCGCTGGCGCTGGAATTGGCCGACGCGCGGTCTGACCAGCAACGGGTGATTCTGCTGGAAGACCGGGATCGGATCGCCCGGGACCTGCACGACCACGTGATCCAGCGGCTGTTCGCCGCCGGGCTGAGTTTGCAGAGCCTGCAGACCCGTGAGCGTGACCCTGCCACGGCCGCCAAGCTGGAACAGGTCGTCACCGACCTCGATGACACGATCCGTCAGATCCGCACGTCGATCTTCGACCTGCGCGGATCGTTGGCTCCGGCGTCAGCCACGGTGCGCACCCAACTGATCCAGGTCATCGCTGACCAGGCCGGGCAGCTCGCCTCCGATCCGACGGTGCGTTTCGTCGGGCCGGTCGACTCGTTGGTGGGCCCGGCACTGGCCGATGAGCTCAGCGCCGTGTTGCGCGAGGCGTTGAGCAACGTGGCCAGGCACGCGCAGGCCGATAGCGTCAATGTCCTCCTCGATGTGTCTGCTGACGCACTCTGCCTCCAGGTGAGCGACGACGGTGTCGGCATCGGCGCGACCACCCGGCGCAGCGGTCTGGACAACCTCGAGCAGCGCGCGCTGCTACGCGGCGGATCGATGACCGTGACGAGCACGCCGGATAAGGGGACACAGCTGCGATGGCAGATAGCACTGAGCTGA
- a CDS encoding pyridoxamine 5'-phosphate oxidase family protein — protein MSEPQEDDESMGTEQDCSSPALSPDACWALLRAVETGRLGLVVNGEPDIFPVTFLVDHGTVVFRTAPGTKLTAALNGPRVAFEADGVDAAAGQAWSVVAKGRAEEVTQLHELLDTTALPLFPWHTSPKHHLIRIVVDEVTGRRFSIADRASWYMPLVDVPRVASE, from the coding sequence GTGAGCGAGCCGCAGGAGGACGATGAATCCATGGGTACCGAACAAGACTGCAGCAGTCCCGCCCTGTCACCAGACGCCTGCTGGGCGCTGTTACGGGCGGTGGAGACCGGCCGGCTGGGCCTCGTCGTCAACGGTGAGCCGGACATATTCCCGGTCACCTTCCTCGTCGATCACGGCACGGTGGTCTTCCGGACAGCGCCGGGCACCAAGCTGACCGCTGCTCTCAACGGCCCCCGGGTCGCGTTCGAGGCCGATGGTGTCGATGCCGCGGCTGGCCAGGCATGGAGCGTGGTGGCCAAGGGCCGCGCCGAAGAGGTCACGCAGCTGCACGAGCTGCTGGACACCACGGCCCTTCCGCTGTTCCCCTGGCACACCAGCCCCAAGCATCACCTCATCCGAATCGTTGTCGATGAGGTCACCGGCCGGCGGTTTTCCATCGCCGACCGTGCCAGCTGGTACATGCCACTGGTGGATGTCCCTCGTGTCGCGTCTGAGTGA
- a CDS encoding zinc-dependent alcohol dehydrogenase, whose product MVYRGPYRIRVEEKDIPPIEHPNDAIVRVSLAAICGSDLHLYHGMMPDTRVGMTFGHEFIGVVHEVGPSVQNLKPGDRVMVPFNVYCGSCFFCARGLYSNCHNVNPNATAVGGIYGYSHTCGGYDGGQSEFVRVPFADVGPSVIPDWMDDEDAVLLTDALATGYFGAQLGDIVEGDVVAVFGAGPVGLFAAKSAWLMGAGRVIVIDHLQYRLDKAQSFAHAETYNFTEYDDIVVQMKKATDHLGADVVIDAVGAEADGNFLQHVMGTKLKLQGGSPVALNWAIDSVRKGGTVSVVGAYGPIFSAVKFGDAVNKGLTLRMNQCPVKRQWPRLFEHIRNGYLKPSDIVTHRIPLEHIAEGYHIFSAKLDDCIKPLIVPNAA is encoded by the coding sequence CCGCCCATCGAACATCCCAATGACGCGATCGTGCGGGTGAGCCTGGCGGCCATCTGCGGATCGGATCTGCACCTTTATCACGGCATGATGCCCGACACCAGGGTCGGCATGACCTTCGGTCACGAGTTCATCGGCGTCGTCCACGAGGTCGGCCCCTCGGTGCAGAACCTCAAGCCCGGCGACCGGGTGATGGTGCCTTTCAACGTGTACTGCGGATCCTGCTTCTTCTGCGCGCGCGGCCTCTACTCCAACTGCCACAACGTCAATCCGAACGCCACCGCGGTCGGAGGCATCTACGGCTACTCCCACACCTGCGGCGGTTACGACGGCGGCCAGTCCGAGTTCGTCCGGGTGCCCTTCGCCGACGTCGGCCCCAGCGTCATCCCCGACTGGATGGACGACGAGGACGCGGTGCTGCTCACCGACGCGCTGGCGACCGGTTACTTCGGCGCCCAGCTCGGCGACATCGTCGAAGGTGACGTCGTGGCCGTGTTCGGCGCGGGGCCGGTGGGGCTGTTCGCGGCCAAGTCGGCCTGGTTGATGGGCGCCGGCCGGGTGATCGTCATCGACCACCTGCAATACCGGCTGGACAAGGCGCAGAGCTTCGCCCACGCCGAGACCTACAACTTCACCGAGTACGACGACATCGTCGTGCAGATGAAGAAGGCCACCGACCACCTGGGCGCAGACGTCGTCATCGACGCGGTGGGCGCCGAGGCCGACGGCAACTTCCTGCAACATGTGATGGGCACGAAGTTGAAGTTGCAGGGCGGCTCGCCGGTCGCGCTCAACTGGGCGATCGACTCGGTGCGTAAGGGCGGCACCGTCTCGGTGGTCGGCGCGTACGGCCCGATCTTCAGCGCGGTGAAGTTCGGAGACGCGGTGAACAAGGGGCTGACGCTGCGGATGAACCAGTGCCCGGTGAAGCGGCAGTGGCCACGGCTGTTCGAGCACATCCGCAACGGCTACCTCAAGCCCAGTGACATCGTCACCCACCGCATCCCGCTGGAGCACATCGCCGAGGGCTACCACATCTTCTCCGCCAAGCTCGATGACTGCATCAAGCCGCTCATCGTCCCGAACGCCGCGTAG
- a CDS encoding SIMPL domain-containing protein (The SIMPL domain is named for its presence in mouse protein SIMPL (signalling molecule that associates with mouse pelle-like kinase). Bacterial member BP26, from Brucella, was shown to assemble into a channel-like structure, while YggE from E. coli has been associated with resistance to oxidative stress.) — translation MLTVTRTAVPVVVAGLLLTACGAGKDRPAPLDTAPIGASVIGAPEPMGAGASMGTAKPMGSAGGDAAAPVAVTGQMAAAAPMAAAPASTPVTMDAHTITTRGVGKVSATPDTLVIMIGVSTQGSSAKAALADNNVKSNALLDLLRAKGIAAKDLQTRQLSINPTYTDKSTISGYQVDNMVQARSGDIAGAGALIDAAAGVVGNAVRVQHISFSVGEDSALRAQARSAAVNQAKAQAAQLAKAAGVTLGRIRSVTELADAGHPISYDMRSAAGAAESTPLQPGQQELTVSVDIVYDIG, via the coding sequence ATGCTCACCGTCACCCGCACCGCCGTCCCGGTCGTCGTCGCAGGCCTGCTGCTCACCGCGTGCGGCGCCGGCAAGGACCGCCCGGCGCCCCTGGACACCGCGCCGATCGGCGCGAGTGTGATCGGCGCCCCGGAGCCGATGGGCGCGGGAGCGTCGATGGGAACGGCGAAACCGATGGGGTCAGCAGGTGGGGACGCCGCGGCGCCAGTGGCTGTGACCGGCCAGATGGCGGCCGCGGCGCCCATGGCAGCGGCGCCGGCCAGCACGCCCGTGACGATGGACGCCCACACCATCACCACTCGCGGCGTGGGCAAGGTCAGCGCCACCCCTGACACGCTCGTGATCATGATCGGCGTCTCGACGCAAGGTTCCAGCGCCAAGGCCGCGCTGGCGGACAACAACGTCAAGAGCAACGCCCTGCTCGACCTGCTGCGAGCCAAGGGCATCGCCGCCAAGGATCTGCAGACTCGCCAGTTGAGCATCAACCCGACCTACACCGACAAGTCGACGATCTCCGGCTACCAGGTCGACAACATGGTGCAAGCGCGCTCAGGCGACATCGCCGGGGCCGGCGCGCTGATCGACGCGGCCGCCGGCGTCGTCGGAAACGCCGTGCGAGTGCAGCACATCTCCTTCTCGGTGGGTGAGGACAGCGCGTTGCGGGCTCAGGCCCGATCCGCGGCTGTCAACCAGGCCAAGGCCCAGGCAGCGCAACTGGCCAAGGCGGCCGGCGTCACCCTCGGCCGGATCAGGTCCGTCACCGAGTTGGCAGACGCCGGTCACCCGATCAGCTATGACATGCGCTCGGCTGCCGGCGCCGCGGAGTCGACGCCGCTTCAGCCCGGCCAGCAGGAGTTGACCGTCTCGGTCGACATCGTCTACGACATCGGCTAA